The Microcoleus sp. FACHB-831 DNA segment TTCCCAACTTCGGACTATTTGCCCAATTTCTGGCGATTCGCTGGCATACTGCTTGTCTCGCAAAAACTGGTAAATAGCTACAATCCCCATTCCGGAAACTACGCGCTCAACTGAAACTCGCTGGATATCGTGTTTATCTAGCAGATATTTCAACAGTTGAAATTCTAACTCCGATCGCGGGGCAAAGTCAGCGTGTCCGCCTTCAGAGCCAAATACTTGATAGCTGTTTCCCTGCTGGATTAAAAAACCTTGTCCTAAGCCAGTGCCTGCACCAATTACAGCAATCGGGGCATCAGGCTGATGCTTGCCTGTTTGCAAGGTGAGCAAGTCTGAGTCTTTTAGACCCAAAACACCATACCCAACAGCAGCAAAATCGTTTATTAAACTAATTTGTGCAATTTTTAATTGCTTTTCCAGACGCTTCGCGTCGAGAGACCAGCCAAGGTTGGTCAATAATGAAGTGTTATTGACGACTGGGCCAGCGATCGCAAAACAAGCTTTTTGAGGTACTGGCATATAGCCCAAATGTTCAGCCGCCGCCTGCAAAAACTGCTGCACAAGGGGCACCAAATCTGGAAAATCGCGGCTGGGATAAGTCGCCTCATCTAGACTGTACAATTCTCCCGCATCTGGCTGTTCAACCAAACGCAGAATCGTTTTAGTGCCGCCGATATCCCCTGCTAGTAACAATCCCATGACGTTAATTAAACCGGATGACTTTTTCAGTTTCGCTCAAGTGGGACGTATCGCCATTGAGTTCCATAACCCATTCTTCACCCACCCGCACAATTTTAACTAAACAGCACAAAACAGCGTTTACTTCAGGTTCGCCACCGACTAAACCTCTGGTTGTACCCAACACGGATGCGCCGTGTCCCACCAATAGGATATC contains these protein-coding regions:
- a CDS encoding glucokinase, with the protein product MGLLLAGDIGGTKTILRLVEQPDAGELYSLDEATYPSRDFPDLVPLVQQFLQAAAEHLGYMPVPQKACFAIAGPVVNNTSLLTNLGWSLDAKRLEKQLKIAQISLINDFAAVGYGVLGLKDSDLLTLQTGKHQPDAPIAVIGAGTGLGQGFLIQQGNSYQVFGSEGGHADFAPRSELEFQLLKYLLDKHDIQRVSVERVVSGMGIVAIYQFLRDKQYASESPEIGQIVRSWEAQAGQSEKTVEPAAAIAKAALENSDRLCQQTMQIFVEAYGAEAGNLGLKLLPYGGLYVAGGIAAKILPLMQDGRFIHAFTHKGRVSSLLERVPVHIVLNPQVGLIGAAICAARL